The following coding sequences are from one uncultured Cohaesibacter sp. window:
- a CDS encoding Na+/H+ antiporter subunit C, producing MEGVLSILVGIFFAVSIYLMMSRYTIRIMLGIAALGNAVNLLIFTSGRLTREVPPIIPEGSMVPNITTANPLPQALILTAIVISFSFLAFLLVLAYRAYQELGTDDIVEMRVAEPANEDLPPVSY from the coding sequence ATGGAAGGTGTTCTCTCTATTCTCGTCGGGATTTTCTTTGCCGTCAGCATCTATCTGATGATGTCCCGCTATACCATTCGCATCATGCTTGGCATCGCTGCGCTTGGTAATGCAGTGAACCTGCTGATTTTCACCAGTGGTCGCTTGACCCGCGAAGTGCCGCCGATCATTCCGGAAGGCTCCATGGTGCCGAATATCACCACTGCCAACCCGCTTCCTCAGGCTCTTATCCTGACGGCTATCGTGATTTCATTCTCATTTCTGGCCTTTCTCCTGGTTCTTGCCTATCGAGCCTATCAGGAGTTGGGGACGGACGACATCGTAGAAATGCGTGTTGCAGAACCGGCAAATGAAGATTTGCCACCAGTAAGCTATTAA
- a CDS encoding Na+/H+ antiporter subunit B: MQTLIFRTTAPFLAALMILFSIFVTLRGHNEPGGGFIGGLIAASAFMMYGIAAGVQYVRRALYFHPISVAAFGLVLSACSGVISLFQAEPFMTSQWTFPTIMGVEVAISTPMIFDIGVYFVVMGALTSIALKLEEEE; encoded by the coding sequence ATGCAAACTCTGATTTTTCGCACAACAGCGCCTTTTCTGGCCGCTCTCATGATCCTGTTCTCCATTTTCGTGACACTGAGAGGTCATAACGAACCCGGTGGTGGCTTCATTGGTGGATTGATCGCGGCCTCTGCCTTCATGATGTATGGCATCGCGGCCGGTGTTCAATATGTTCGCAGAGCGCTCTATTTTCATCCGATCTCAGTTGCCGCTTTCGGGCTCGTCCTCTCAGCCTGCTCTGGTGTGATCTCACTTTTCCAAGCAGAGCCTTTCATGACCAGCCAGTGGACTTTTCCAACAATCATGGGGGTTGAGGTGGCCATTTCTACGCCAATGATCTTCGATATCGGCGTTTATTTCGTCGTCATGGGTGCCTTGACGTCAATTGCATTGAAACTGGAAGAGGAGGAATAG
- a CDS encoding putative monovalent cation/H+ antiporter subunit A has product MALEFGGGLNWALAAPFAAAVVAPYLKRLLGHNVAWLLALVPAGIFAYLCQFIGAVAKSGHGVHITPIAWLPQYGIQYSLFVDGLSLVFALLISGIGTLIILYSGGYLKGHADQGRFLSFMFLFMGSMIGVVLADNLITLFIYWELTSITSFLLIGFNHKEERSRRAALQALIVTGGGGLALLAGLLLMFHAGGTMEMSELLTKGDVLRDNGHYVAILLLLLGGAFTKSAQFPFHYWLRNAMEAPTPVSAYLHSATMVKAGVYLLMRVQPIMGDTTPWMTILPIFGGVTLIMGTWMSLRQTDLKLTLAYTTIASLGLLVLLVGTSNETAITGAVVYLFAHALFKGGFFMIVGTIDHEAGTRDVTRLGGLRKAMPVSFYAAIACALSMGGIWPFIGFIAKEEIYAGLIGNNFAALLLTLTAVLGNAMMFGAAFVVALKPFLGEKGNMPKHAHEGPVLLIIGPATLASLGLLAMLFGDFVGASLLRPMANAVHGHHGHLLIGIGSVHFNFAFLLSLFTIALGVGFYFKYEQIRSTRGVLIRFLGEGPDSFFDIFIASMVRFSARTMRLLQSGNMEVYLAATFAVIAAALLVPMVVFDELPAWPQMPDLYIYEWSTLGLAVVGLYALVVAKTRLTAIVSLGIQGFAVALIFLLFGAPDLSFTQFMVETLAVVIIALIMNRLSLKEHDKRPMPQLIVDASLSILVGLGFCLLLLSVTQGAFDRHLSDFFTDYSRVIAHGRNIVNVIIVDFRGFDTLGEIAVVTITALCVHTLTLGSARPSKKAKITDNKDDEGLVELIAGQKGAE; this is encoded by the coding sequence ATGGCGTTGGAATTCGGTGGCGGTCTCAATTGGGCATTGGCAGCCCCATTTGCTGCAGCAGTGGTAGCGCCCTATCTCAAAAGGCTTCTGGGACATAATGTGGCCTGGCTGCTTGCGTTGGTGCCTGCAGGAATCTTTGCTTATCTATGCCAGTTTATCGGCGCTGTCGCAAAAAGCGGACATGGTGTTCACATCACGCCAATTGCTTGGTTGCCTCAATATGGAATTCAGTATTCGCTTTTTGTCGACGGACTTAGCCTCGTCTTCGCGCTGCTGATCTCCGGTATTGGTACGCTCATAATACTATATTCAGGTGGATATCTGAAAGGACACGCCGATCAGGGGCGTTTCCTCAGCTTCATGTTTCTGTTTATGGGCTCGATGATCGGTGTTGTTCTGGCGGACAACCTGATCACGCTGTTCATCTATTGGGAGCTTACCTCAATCACCTCTTTCCTGTTGATTGGCTTCAACCATAAGGAAGAGCGGTCAAGACGCGCTGCCTTGCAGGCGCTTATCGTGACCGGAGGTGGTGGTTTGGCTCTGCTGGCCGGGCTTCTTTTGATGTTCCACGCTGGCGGCACCATGGAAATGAGCGAGCTTCTGACCAAGGGGGATGTGCTTCGCGATAATGGGCACTATGTCGCCATACTGCTTTTGTTGCTCGGTGGAGCGTTCACCAAATCGGCGCAGTTTCCTTTCCATTACTGGCTGAGAAATGCCATGGAAGCCCCAACCCCGGTGTCCGCCTATTTGCACTCGGCAACCATGGTGAAAGCGGGTGTCTATCTTCTCATGCGCGTGCAGCCGATTATGGGTGACACAACGCCTTGGATGACAATCCTGCCGATTTTCGGTGGTGTGACCCTGATCATGGGGACGTGGATGAGCCTGCGGCAAACGGATTTGAAGCTCACCTTGGCTTACACAACCATTGCTTCGCTGGGGCTGTTGGTTCTGCTTGTGGGCACATCCAATGAAACGGCGATTACCGGGGCCGTGGTCTATCTGTTTGCTCACGCTCTCTTCAAGGGCGGCTTCTTTATGATTGTCGGCACGATTGATCATGAAGCTGGTACCCGAGATGTTACGCGCCTTGGCGGATTGCGCAAAGCCATGCCGGTTTCTTTCTATGCAGCCATCGCCTGCGCCTTATCCATGGGCGGGATCTGGCCATTCATCGGCTTTATCGCCAAGGAAGAAATTTATGCTGGCTTGATTGGCAACAACTTTGCAGCCCTGTTATTGACGCTGACCGCCGTGCTTGGAAACGCCATGATGTTTGGCGCAGCCTTCGTCGTTGCTCTCAAGCCGTTCCTTGGTGAAAAAGGCAATATGCCAAAACATGCTCACGAAGGACCGGTTCTTTTGATTATCGGACCTGCCACATTGGCAAGCCTTGGCCTCCTGGCCATGCTGTTCGGTGACTTTGTCGGGGCCTCACTCTTGCGCCCGATGGCGAATGCCGTACATGGACATCACGGGCATTTGCTGATCGGTATCGGTTCGGTCCATTTCAACTTTGCCTTTCTGTTGTCCCTGTTCACGATTGCTCTGGGTGTCGGCTTCTATTTCAAATATGAACAAATCCGCAGCACCAGAGGCGTCCTCATCCGCTTTCTGGGCGAGGGGCCTGATAGCTTCTTTGATATTTTCATTGCCAGCATGGTTCGCTTTTCTGCCAGAACGATGCGCTTGCTGCAAAGCGGCAATATGGAGGTCTATCTGGCGGCTACATTTGCGGTCATTGCTGCTGCGCTGTTGGTTCCGATGGTCGTGTTTGATGAACTGCCGGCATGGCCGCAGATGCCTGATCTTTATATCTACGAGTGGTCTACGCTCGGTCTGGCGGTTGTTGGCCTTTATGCGCTTGTTGTCGCAAAAACCCGGCTTACTGCCATTGTTTCTCTCGGTATCCAGGGGTTCGCCGTTGCGTTGATTTTCCTGCTGTTCGGTGCGCCAGATTTGAGTTTTACCCAATTTATGGTCGAAACGCTGGCGGTGGTTATTATCGCGCTCATCATGAACCGTCTGTCTCTGAAGGAACATGATAAGCGTCCCATGCCGCAATTGATCGTGGATGCCAGCCTTTCGATCCTTGTCGGTCTCGGCTTCTGTCTGCTGCTTCTGTCCGTTACGCAAGGCGCATTCGACAGGCACCTGAGCGACTTCTTCACCGATTACAGTCGCGTCATAGCCCATGGGCGCAACATTGTGAATGTGATCATCGTCGACTTCCGCGGCTTTGATACGCTGGGTGAAATCGCCGTCGTAACCATTACCGCATTGTGTGTGCACACCCTGACGTTGGGATCTGCTCGTCCCTCCAAAAAAGCCAAGATTACCGATAACAAAGACGATGAAGGTCTCGTCGAACTGATCGCTGGTCAGAAAGGAGCAGAGTAA
- the msrB gene encoding peptide-methionine (R)-S-oxide reductase MsrB codes for MTKELKNEEEWKQILSEDQYRVMRQHGTERPGSSPLNFENRDGEYYCVACGHHLFTSDTKFDAGCGWPSFYQTANREAVTEHSDHSHFMQRTEIRCANCESHLGHVFDDGPMPTGLRYCMNGVALSFEPNEE; via the coding sequence ATGACAAAAGAATTAAAGAATGAAGAAGAGTGGAAGCAGATACTCTCTGAAGATCAATATCGCGTGATGCGACAACATGGCACGGAACGGCCCGGGTCATCCCCTCTCAATTTCGAGAATAGAGATGGTGAATATTACTGCGTTGCTTGCGGGCACCATCTTTTTACATCAGACACAAAATTCGATGCAGGATGTGGCTGGCCGAGCTTCTATCAAACCGCCAATAGGGAGGCCGTGACCGAGCATTCCGATCATTCACATTTCATGCAGAGGACTGAAATTCGCTGCGCTAACTGCGAGTCTCATCTGGGCCATGTGTTTGATGATGGCCCGATGCCGACAGGCTTGCGCTATTGCATGAATGGCGTGGCTCTATCATTCGAACCCAATGAGGAATGA
- a CDS encoding DUF3592 domain-containing protein: MTDTASCPKSASCPLVYVMLAISLGGFIYAALGWMGLQEAQIPEDWKQTSGQIIESHVEALTQTKANGTPIEMFQPSVRYRYEVDNSFFIGTAISRQHPARTLQGVAETEIEDLKQGTNVTVHYDPADPATAVLRKADTIGAMQALSAGLVIALTTLAIAIISFRRKSQGPLEQSD; the protein is encoded by the coding sequence ATGACCGATACAGCATCTTGCCCCAAATCAGCTTCCTGCCCTCTGGTCTATGTCATGCTGGCCATTTCCCTTGGCGGTTTCATTTATGCAGCCTTGGGCTGGATGGGATTGCAAGAAGCCCAAATACCTGAAGACTGGAAACAGACCTCTGGTCAAATTATTGAAAGCCACGTAGAGGCACTCACCCAGACCAAAGCGAACGGAACACCAATCGAGATGTTCCAACCTTCTGTCCGCTACCGCTATGAAGTTGACAATAGCTTCTTCATTGGCACCGCGATCAGCAGGCAACACCCTGCCAGAACGTTGCAGGGTGTAGCTGAAACTGAAATAGAAGACCTCAAGCAAGGCACCAATGTCACGGTTCACTATGATCCGGCAGATCCGGCCACAGCGGTGCTTCGCAAAGCTGATACCATTGGAGCGATGCAAGCCCTGTCCGCAGGTCTGGTCATTGCACTGACGACATTGGCTATTGCGATTATTTCGTTTCGTCGCAAAAGCCAAGGACCGCTTGAGCAAAGTGACTAG
- a CDS encoding 5-carboxymethyl-2-hydroxymuconate Delta-isomerase, protein MPHLVISYAKGLEQTVEMQKLVQTVWNTAEASGLFTPAAIKARALPVDYFVTGGTDKPFIHVEAKMFGGRTQEQKKALTQSLFETITAFVGADVSVSAETLEIDKATYSKG, encoded by the coding sequence ATGCCTCATCTTGTTATTTCTTATGCCAAAGGTCTTGAACAGACCGTTGAAATGCAAAAGCTGGTTCAAACTGTTTGGAATACCGCTGAAGCATCCGGGCTCTTTACGCCAGCGGCGATCAAGGCGCGTGCATTGCCGGTTGACTATTTCGTGACGGGTGGAACCGATAAACCGTTCATTCATGTAGAAGCAAAGATGTTCGGTGGCCGAACGCAAGAGCAGAAAAAAGCTCTGACGCAAAGCCTTTTCGAGACGATCACCGCATTTGTCGGTGCGGATGTGTCCGTAAGTGCCGAGACGCTGGAAATCGACAAGGCCACCTACAGTAAAGGATGA
- a CDS encoding S9 family peptidase encodes MSNTNNSSSSKAAFPSQAPRAEKRDHRVTYHGIELKDDYAWLRADNWQVVMQQGREVLDGDIEAYLEAENAYTNKEMADTEELQNQLFEEMKGRIKEDDSSVPAPDGPYAYATRHVLGGQYPLYVRTPREGGEEAILLDGNKEAEGQAFFRLASLSHSPDHNKLAWSVDTKGSEFFTIRIRDLATGEETDDILERTTGGVVWSEDSSHIYYTWQDDNHRPSRVFRHKLGTSQGADELLYEEMDAGFFVSLDKTQSGSYIVICCHDHETSECYLLSATDNESKPRLIAERETGIEYSVDEGQGVLYILTNADNAEDFKLVTAAPNALDRKHWQDLIPHQAGCLILSHCAFKDYLVWMERENGLPRIQIRNLRNGAQHAIAFEEEAYSLGFHGSLEFDTEIARFSYSSMTTPSRIYDYNMSSRSRTLRKEQEVPSGHNPDEYVTRRLMAPAHDGELVPVTLLYRKDTALDGSAPCLLYGYGSYGIAIPASFSTTALSLVDRGFVYAIAHIRGGKEKGFAWYKNGKRETKTNTFKDFISAGEFLVSEGFTSAGKIVAEGGSAGGMLMGAVTNMAPSLFSGILAIVPFVDVLNTMLDDTLPLTPPEWPEWGNPIASEEDYKYIAAYSPYDNVSEQAYPAILAVGGLTDPRVTYWEPAKWVAKLREKRLDDNLLLLKINMGSGHAGASGRFDRLKETALEYAFAIKVSGKL; translated from the coding sequence ATGTCAAATACGAATAACTCCTCCAGCTCCAAAGCCGCATTTCCCTCGCAGGCTCCCAGAGCTGAAAAGCGCGACCATCGCGTGACCTATCACGGTATCGAATTGAAAGACGATTATGCATGGCTGCGCGCAGACAATTGGCAGGTCGTCATGCAGCAAGGACGCGAGGTGCTCGACGGTGACATCGAGGCCTATCTCGAAGCCGAGAATGCATATACCAACAAGGAAATGGCCGACACCGAAGAACTTCAAAACCAGCTTTTTGAAGAAATGAAAGGCCGTATCAAGGAAGACGACAGCTCGGTTCCTGCGCCTGACGGGCCATATGCCTATGCAACCCGTCATGTGCTGGGCGGGCAATATCCGCTTTATGTCCGCACACCACGCGAAGGTGGCGAAGAAGCTATTCTGCTCGACGGCAACAAAGAGGCCGAAGGGCAGGCCTTTTTCCGGTTGGCCTCCCTCTCCCATAGCCCAGACCACAACAAACTCGCTTGGTCAGTTGATACCAAGGGGTCTGAGTTTTTCACCATCCGCATTCGTGACCTTGCGACAGGTGAAGAAACTGACGACATTCTGGAACGCACGACCGGCGGCGTTGTCTGGAGCGAAGACAGCTCGCATATCTATTACACCTGGCAAGATGACAACCATCGTCCAAGCCGGGTATTCCGGCACAAGCTGGGCACCTCTCAAGGAGCCGATGAACTGCTTTATGAGGAAATGGATGCAGGCTTTTTTGTCAGTCTGGATAAAACACAATCAGGCAGCTACATTGTCATCTGTTGCCATGACCACGAAACCAGCGAATGCTATTTGCTGAGTGCAACAGACAATGAGAGCAAGCCGCGGCTGATCGCCGAGCGCGAAACCGGTATTGAATATAGCGTGGATGAGGGACAGGGTGTTCTCTACATCCTGACCAATGCCGATAATGCGGAAGATTTCAAACTTGTCACTGCAGCGCCAAACGCGCTGGACCGCAAACATTGGCAAGACCTCATCCCCCATCAAGCCGGTTGTCTGATCTTGAGCCATTGCGCCTTCAAGGACTATCTGGTCTGGATGGAGCGGGAAAATGGTTTGCCTCGCATTCAGATCCGCAATCTGCGCAACGGGGCCCAGCATGCAATCGCTTTCGAGGAAGAAGCCTATAGTCTTGGCTTCCATGGCTCATTGGAATTTGACACCGAGATTGCGCGCTTCTCCTATTCATCCATGACCACGCCAAGCCGCATCTACGACTACAACATGTCCAGTCGGTCTCGGACCCTGAGAAAGGAACAGGAAGTCCCTTCTGGGCACAATCCCGATGAGTATGTTACGCGCCGCCTGATGGCCCCAGCTCATGATGGAGAGTTGGTGCCTGTGACACTGCTCTATCGCAAGGATACTGCGCTGGACGGCTCGGCACCGTGCCTGCTTTATGGCTATGGATCTTACGGCATCGCTATTCCGGCAAGCTTCTCGACGACAGCCCTGTCGCTGGTTGATCGTGGCTTTGTTTATGCCATTGCCCATATTCGCGGCGGTAAGGAAAAAGGCTTTGCATGGTATAAGAATGGCAAGAGGGAAACCAAAACCAACACCTTCAAGGACTTCATCTCCGCAGGTGAGTTTCTCGTATCGGAAGGCTTCACCTCAGCTGGCAAGATTGTCGCTGAAGGCGGTTCTGCCGGTGGAATGCTGATGGGTGCGGTTACGAACATGGCCCCTTCCCTTTTCTCCGGCATTCTGGCCATCGTTCCCTTTGTTGACGTTCTTAACACCATGCTCGACGACACGCTGCCACTGACACCGCCGGAATGGCCGGAATGGGGCAATCCGATCGCTTCGGAGGAAGATTACAAATATATCGCCGCCTACAGCCCCTACGACAATGTTTCAGAACAGGCCTATCCAGCCATTCTGGCTGTCGGCGGCCTCACAGATCCTCGTGTAACCTATTGGGAACCGGCCAAATGGGTGGCCAAACTCAGAGAAAAGCGTCTGGACGACAATCTGCTGCTCCTGAAAATCAATATGGGGAGTGGCCATGCTGGCGCATCGGGTCGATTTGACAGGCTCAAGGAAACTGCTCTTGAATATGCCTTTGCAATCAAGGTCAGCGGCAAACTGTAA
- a CDS encoding serine hydrolase domain-containing protein: MTTELNWQAAKSCAEDICKQWGADEPGGVILGFDAEGAKISVSGGLENLSLKTPFSDKSVGRFASITKHFFCSLVLKHSDLVDLDDRLGDHLPELQEPLASVTIGQALDMSAGLPDMRECLTLLGLSVYNETSSEDNHAFMARQTRLNFAPGTEVSYSNTGYRLVEIILNRKGVFLKDYLQKTLNQTLGTGFDAPHVWAEPVKNLYPGYWFDGTQWLLSSAGLQISASGSVVASATDMSKWLRALMAGEGEWEGVLDKLGAPRCLKNGTRTGYGLGTTDTILGDRVLIGHGGSHPGYKAYIMMDRASSSGVVLLSNRDEVDSRGIASRFMASLLGLPMPKPSANRLPDGLYVAKEGPFWLEVKGSTATWLDDACQIYEAAGNRVSTRSATSQLELEWDGEALVGEVGFIPRRLVPAVQEPVSEKLEGIWHNEEGAYLTIKGGNVFIGIGPLRRSAPLQSLGGGRYLFTLQDSLWTKRICLNVLADDHIELVLSRARMIEYKRLK, translated from the coding sequence ATGACAACTGAACTAAATTGGCAAGCAGCAAAAAGCTGCGCTGAAGATATTTGCAAGCAGTGGGGTGCTGATGAACCCGGCGGCGTCATTTTGGGCTTCGATGCCGAAGGCGCCAAAATCAGCGTCAGCGGTGGGCTTGAAAATTTGAGTTTGAAAACGCCATTCAGTGACAAAAGCGTTGGCCGCTTTGCATCAATCACAAAACATTTTTTCTGTAGTCTGGTTTTGAAACATTCCGATCTGGTGGACCTGGATGATCGCTTGGGAGACCATTTACCCGAACTGCAAGAGCCTTTGGCAAGTGTCACCATTGGCCAAGCGCTCGACATGAGCGCTGGACTTCCGGACATGCGTGAATGCCTGACATTGCTCGGTCTCTCGGTTTACAATGAGACGAGCAGCGAGGACAATCACGCCTTCATGGCACGGCAAACCCGGCTAAACTTTGCCCCCGGAACCGAAGTGTCATACTCAAACACTGGCTATCGGTTGGTTGAAATTATTCTCAATCGTAAAGGCGTGTTTCTGAAAGACTATTTGCAAAAGACCCTCAATCAGACATTGGGCACGGGCTTCGATGCTCCGCATGTTTGGGCCGAACCGGTGAAAAACCTCTATCCGGGCTATTGGTTCGATGGGACGCAGTGGTTGCTGTCCTCTGCGGGGCTGCAAATTTCAGCCTCGGGAAGCGTGGTTGCCAGTGCAACTGATATGAGTAAATGGTTGCGTGCCCTTATGGCTGGAGAAGGGGAATGGGAAGGCGTGCTCGATAAACTCGGCGCGCCCCGTTGCCTCAAAAATGGCACCCGCACCGGTTATGGTTTGGGGACGACCGACACAATTCTTGGCGACCGGGTGTTGATTGGACATGGTGGTAGTCACCCGGGCTACAAAGCTTACATCATGATGGATCGTGCAAGTTCCTCTGGCGTCGTTTTGCTCTCCAACAGAGATGAGGTTGATTCCCGCGGCATTGCATCCCGTTTCATGGCTTCCTTGCTTGGATTGCCGATGCCCAAGCCATCGGCTAACCGCCTCCCTGATGGTCTCTATGTTGCCAAGGAGGGGCCTTTCTGGCTTGAGGTCAAAGGCAGCACGGCCACATGGCTAGATGATGCCTGCCAGATTTATGAAGCTGCCGGTAACAGAGTGTCCACCCGTTCTGCGACATCCCAGCTTGAGCTGGAATGGGACGGGGAAGCGTTGGTCGGTGAGGTCGGCTTCATACCACGCCGTCTTGTTCCCGCTGTTCAGGAGCCCGTTTCGGAAAAGCTGGAGGGTATTTGGCACAATGAGGAAGGGGCCTATCTGACCATTAAGGGCGGGAATGTCTTTATCGGCATTGGACCTTTGCGCCGATCCGCACCTCTTCAGTCTCTTGGTGGCGGGCGTTATTTGTTCACGCTGCAAGACAGTCTCTGGACCAAGAGAATATGCCTCAATGTGCTGGCCGACGATCACATCGAGCTAGTTCTGAGCCGCGCCAGAATGATCGAATATAAGCGGTTGAAGTAA
- a CDS encoding glycosyltransferase family 4 protein produces the protein MDSSDNPEQKQKSLLFFAPEPNDKAILEAYEIYLHHLSHSGLFDITVMAPNGSPFTAECRLLGYKMYPVSDFSRKLLKRTPQLWPILTATRRFRFDFALSHEAYACRGLGQIARKVIGVCHDDLFDGFKHASSLVALTSSVAEEANIYLEGALKVEVLPHPYECQFSEIKPLPEDANAPLTIGTFGPFLEGDGLGTFIHTAQLVHESSPNARFVIAGQGPLEHELKELSDQIAPFIDFLGPMDASEMAETFDIFCLAAANAPYSFSLCQMMDAGLACVATCASGPMDILKGGMVAPLVPIGDAFLLAVKLQELLEDRPQIERIKKACFERIREEDFSPKIFEKKLNSLFGMEQKASSHID, from the coding sequence ATGGATAGTAGCGACAATCCCGAGCAGAAGCAAAAGTCGCTTCTTTTCTTTGCACCCGAGCCAAATGACAAAGCCATCCTTGAAGCCTACGAGATCTATCTGCACCACCTTTCACATAGTGGACTTTTCGATATCACTGTGATGGCGCCCAATGGATCGCCCTTCACAGCGGAATGCCGCTTATTGGGCTACAAAATGTATCCCGTCTCTGATTTTTCGCGCAAACTGCTTAAACGCACTCCGCAGCTTTGGCCGATTTTGACTGCGACAAGGCGGTTTCGGTTTGATTTTGCCCTCAGCCATGAAGCTTATGCCTGCCGCGGGCTCGGCCAGATTGCGCGCAAGGTCATCGGAGTTTGCCACGACGATCTGTTTGATGGCTTCAAGCACGCCAGTAGCCTTGTCGCCTTGACGTCAAGTGTTGCCGAGGAAGCCAATATCTATTTGGAAGGAGCACTCAAGGTCGAGGTTCTGCCACACCCTTATGAGTGCCAATTTTCCGAAATTAAGCCATTGCCAGAAGACGCAAACGCTCCACTTACAATTGGCACCTTCGGCCCCTTCCTCGAAGGAGATGGCTTGGGCACCTTCATTCACACAGCCCAACTGGTGCATGAAAGCAGCCCCAATGCACGCTTTGTCATTGCAGGACAAGGCCCTCTTGAGCATGAACTCAAGGAACTTTCCGATCAGATCGCGCCGTTCATTGATTTTCTCGGGCCGATGGATGCGTCAGAGATGGCTGAGACGTTTGACATTTTCTGCCTGGCAGCGGCCAATGCACCCTATTCATTTTCTCTTTGTCAGATGATGGATGCAGGGCTTGCCTGTGTCGCCACCTGTGCCAGCGGGCCGATGGACATTCTCAAAGGGGGGATGGTGGCTCCTTTGGTGCCGATAGGCGATGCATTTTTGCTGGCGGTCAAACTGCAAGAACTACTTGAGGATCGCCCGCAAATTGAAAGAATCAAGAAAGCCTGCTTCGAGCGCATTCGCGAGGAGGATTTTTCGCCAAAAATCTTCGAGAAAAAGCTGAATTCCCTTTTTGGTATGGAACAAAAGGCTTCCTCGCACATTGACTGA
- a CDS encoding superoxide dismutase, with product MAFELPELPYAYDALGDFMSAETLEFHHDKHHLAYVTNGNNLLKDSGLEGKSLEDVIKESFGKNPGLFNNAAQHYNHLHFWKWMKPVAKEGGVPGALAAKIDEDLGGMDKFRADFINAGITQFGSGWAWLALVDGKLVVTKTPNGENPLVHGGAPLLGVDVWEHSYYIDYRNARPKYLEAWFDNLVNWEYVAELLEAAS from the coding sequence ATGGCTTTTGAACTTCCCGAACTTCCTTATGCCTATGACGCACTTGGCGATTTCATGTCTGCGGAAACCCTCGAATTCCACCATGACAAGCACCATCTGGCTTATGTAACCAACGGCAACAACCTTCTCAAAGACTCAGGTCTTGAAGGCAAAAGTCTCGAAGACGTTATCAAGGAAAGCTTTGGTAAAAACCCAGGTCTTTTCAACAACGCTGCACAGCACTACAACCACCTGCATTTCTGGAAATGGATGAAACCAGTTGCTAAAGAAGGTGGCGTACCTGGTGCACTTGCTGCGAAGATCGACGAAGATCTCGGCGGCATGGACAAATTCCGCGCTGACTTCATCAACGCAGGTATCACTCAGTTTGGTTCCGGTTGGGCATGGCTCGCACTGGTAGACGGCAAGCTCGTTGTTACCAAAACTCCGAACGGCGAAAACCCATTGGTTCACGGCGGTGCACCGCTGCTTGGCGTCGACGTTTGGGAGCATTCCTACTATATCGACTACCGCAACGCTCGCCCGAAATATCTGGAAGCTTGGTTCGACAATCTGGTCAACTGGGAATATGTTGCAGAGCTACTTGAGGCCGCTTCCTAA
- a CDS encoding branched-chain amino acid aminotransferase, with translation MAEFSQTWTWYKGEWLEGNPAMMGPRSHAFWQGSTVFDGARYFEGVMPDLDRHCERINRSCETLLMRPTMKSGEIMELAAEGVKKFGGNAVYIRPTYWGVGSLASVINVDPDDIEFCLTLFDAPMPDPNNGMRVTTTKFRRPSVETMPTNAKASGLYINNARCLKEAMDKGFDNAIVCDMLGHVAELATANFFIVKDGIVKTSVPNGSFLNGITRQRTIQLLRDAGETVVECSLTLDDCREADEMFSTGNYSKVVPIFAFDDRQYDHGPIAKKARELYWEFAFKK, from the coding sequence ATGGCAGAATTTTCACAAACCTGGACTTGGTACAAGGGCGAATGGCTGGAAGGCAATCCGGCAATGATGGGCCCTCGCTCACATGCATTTTGGCAAGGATCTACTGTATTTGATGGCGCACGTTATTTTGAAGGTGTCATGCCGGATCTTGACCGTCACTGCGAACGCATCAATCGCTCTTGCGAAACACTTCTCATGAGGCCGACCATGAAATCTGGCGAGATCATGGAACTGGCTGCTGAAGGCGTTAAGAAATTTGGTGGTAACGCGGTTTACATTCGTCCAACCTACTGGGGCGTCGGCAGCCTGGCTTCAGTTATCAACGTTGATCCGGATGATATCGAATTTTGCCTCACCCTGTTTGATGCACCAATGCCTGATCCGAACAATGGCATGCGTGTTACAACGACCAAATTCCGTCGTCCTTCCGTAGAGACCATGCCAACCAACGCAAAAGCTTCAGGTCTCTACATCAACAATGCCCGTTGCCTGAAAGAAGCAATGGACAAAGGCTTTGACAATGCCATCGTTTGCGACATGTTGGGGCACGTTGCTGAATTGGCAACGGCCAACTTCTTCATCGTCAAAGACGGCATCGTTAAAACCTCGGTTCCAAACGGTAGCTTCCTGAACGGTATTACCCGTCAGCGCACAATCCAGCTGCTGCGTGACGCCGGTGAAACCGTTGTTGAATGCTCCCTGACGCTGGACGATTGCCGCGAAGCAGACGAAATGTTCTCGACCGGTAACTACTCCAAGGTAGTCCCGATCTTTGCATTTGATGATCGTCAGTATGACCATGGCCCGATTGCCAAAAAGGCTCGTGAGCTTTATTGGGAATTTGCTTTCAAGAAGTAA